One Cellulomonas sp. Y8 DNA segment encodes these proteins:
- a CDS encoding helix-turn-helix domain-containing protein — translation MPHVAAAPSAGPATPGGRTGPARPADPVAARPEPPLRVLVGAVLRRHRERQGRTLRDVADAARVSVPYLSEVERGRKEASSEVLGAVCRALGLRLVDLVGDAHAVLARAEGRVVVDLAGAPGAAVPGLAPVTPLATTRPPSRTALLLAA, via the coding sequence ATGCCGCACGTCGCCGCAGCCCCGTCCGCCGGCCCCGCCACGCCTGGCGGGCGCACCGGGCCCGCCCGGCCCGCCGACCCCGTCGCCGCCCGGCCCGAGCCGCCGCTGCGCGTCCTCGTCGGCGCCGTGCTGCGCCGGCACCGCGAGCGCCAGGGCCGCACGCTGCGCGACGTCGCCGACGCCGCCCGGGTGTCGGTGCCGTACCTCTCCGAGGTCGAGCGCGGCCGCAAGGAGGCGTCCTCCGAGGTGCTGGGCGCGGTCTGCCGGGCGCTGGGGCTGCGGCTGGTCGACCTGGTGGGCGACGCGCACGCCGTGCTGGCCCGCGCGGAGGGCCGGGTGGTCGTCGACCTGGCGGGCGCCCCGGGCGCCGCGGTCCCCGGCCTCGCCCCGGTCACCCCGCTCGCCACCACCCGCCCTCCCTCGCGCACGGCGCTCCTCCTCGCCGCCTGA
- a CDS encoding M15 family metallopeptidase: protein MRRARPAGFAAVLLLAAAACTPGGDPAPSPGRSPAGESAARAAEPAPAPAADPEPAAVLAPDAAWADHGAVAADAYALGYAGTVGPITPELAARMQSSWRAGCPVPLADLRYVTVTYRGFDGATATGELVVHADVADSVVAVFGELFALGYPVASMRLVDDFGGDDDASMAADNTSAFNCRPISRGTGWSEHAYGRAIDLNPVENPYVRGSLVLPPEGVPYASRLDAPGVLHADDAVVRAFAAHGWRWGGDWSSPVDYQHFSTTGR from the coding sequence GTGAGGCGGGCACGTCCGGCGGGGTTCGCGGCCGTGCTGCTGCTGGCCGCGGCCGCGTGCACGCCGGGCGGGGACCCGGCGCCGTCCCCGGGGCGGAGCCCGGCGGGGGAGTCCGCCGCGCGGGCCGCCGAGCCCGCGCCCGCGCCCGCCGCGGACCCCGAGCCCGCCGCGGTCCTCGCCCCCGACGCCGCGTGGGCCGACCACGGCGCGGTGGCCGCCGACGCCTACGCCCTCGGGTACGCGGGCACCGTCGGCCCGATCACGCCCGAGCTGGCGGCCCGGATGCAGTCCTCCTGGCGCGCGGGCTGCCCGGTGCCGCTGGCCGACCTGCGGTACGTCACGGTCACCTACCGCGGGTTCGACGGCGCGACGGCGACGGGGGAGCTCGTCGTGCACGCGGACGTCGCGGACAGCGTGGTGGCGGTGTTCGGCGAGCTGTTCGCCCTGGGCTACCCGGTCGCCTCGATGCGGCTGGTCGACGACTTCGGCGGCGACGACGACGCCTCGATGGCGGCGGACAACACCTCGGCGTTCAACTGCCGGCCGATCAGCCGGGGCACCGGCTGGTCCGAGCACGCCTACGGCCGGGCGATCGACCTGAACCCGGTCGAGAACCCGTACGTGCGCGGGTCGCTGGTGCTCCCGCCGGAGGGCGTCCCGTACGCGTCGCGGCTCGACGCCCCGGGCGTGCTGCACGCGGACGACGCGGTGGTGCGGGCGTTCGCGGCGCACGGCTGGCGGTGGGGCGGGGACTGGTCGTCGCCGGTCGACTACCAGCACTTCTCGACGACCGGTCGCTGA
- a CDS encoding ClpP family protease — MSPVPVPPADRAEAPPARAFDDDLAARLLHQRIVVLGQEVDDTVANRVCAQLLLLSAEDPRRDIALYINSPGGSVTAAMAMYDTMRLIPNNVATLAMGLAASAGQFLLSAGTPGKRNVMRHARVLMHQPSGGIGGTAVDIAIQAQNLAHTKRTMQALIAEHTGQSVETIERDSDRDRWFTAEEALAYGFVDRVVEHLDDVRPDAAQRRAGL, encoded by the coding sequence ATGTCACCCGTCCCCGTCCCGCCCGCCGACCGCGCCGAGGCCCCGCCGGCCCGTGCGTTCGACGACGACCTCGCGGCCCGCCTGCTGCACCAGCGGATCGTCGTGCTCGGCCAGGAGGTCGACGACACCGTCGCCAACCGCGTCTGCGCCCAGCTGCTCCTGCTCTCCGCCGAGGACCCGCGGCGCGACATCGCGCTGTACATCAACTCGCCCGGCGGCTCGGTCACGGCCGCCATGGCGATGTACGACACCATGCGGCTGATCCCGAACAACGTCGCGACGCTCGCGATGGGGCTCGCGGCGAGCGCCGGGCAGTTCCTGCTCAGCGCCGGCACCCCGGGCAAGCGGAACGTCATGCGGCACGCCCGCGTGCTCATGCACCAGCCGTCCGGGGGCATCGGCGGCACGGCCGTCGACATCGCGATCCAGGCGCAGAACCTGGCGCACACCAAGCGGACGATGCAGGCGCTGATCGCCGAGCACACCGGCCAGAGCGTCGAGACGATCGAGCGCGACTCCGACCGGGACCGCTGGTTCACCGCCGAGGAGGCCCTGGCCTACGGGTTCGTGGACCGCGTGGTCGAGCACCTGGACGACGTCCGCCCGGACGCCGCGCAGCGACGGGCGGGCCTGTGA
- a CDS encoding LLM class F420-dependent oxidoreductase, translating into MRLGAHLMRFDAVEPARLGPELADTAEAAEDAGLAWLSVMDHFFQMEPAGFPASDPMLEAYTTLGMLAGRTETVQLGALVTGVTYRHPGLLAKIVATLDVLSQGRATLGIGAAWYEKEHVALGVPYPPLKERFERLEETLRICRQMWDPEDEGPFEGEHYRLAETLCRPLPLSRPGRGPEILVGGSGERKTLRLVAQYGDACNLFETGPQEVGRKLDVLRGHCDDVGRDYADIRVTLLMGGDQLLSGDVDGFVAAARPYADLGVETVILRPPAEVPLATWVRDHVAPAVPRVAELGAR; encoded by the coding sequence ATGCGCCTGGGCGCCCACCTCATGCGGTTCGACGCGGTCGAGCCCGCCCGGCTCGGTCCCGAGCTCGCCGACACGGCCGAGGCGGCGGAGGACGCCGGCCTGGCCTGGCTGTCGGTGATGGACCACTTCTTCCAGATGGAGCCCGCGGGCTTCCCCGCGAGCGACCCGATGCTGGAGGCGTACACGACGCTCGGCATGCTGGCCGGCCGCACGGAGACGGTGCAGCTCGGCGCGCTCGTCACGGGCGTGACCTACCGGCACCCCGGCCTGCTCGCGAAGATCGTCGCCACCCTGGACGTGCTGTCCCAGGGCCGCGCGACGCTCGGCATCGGCGCCGCGTGGTACGAGAAGGAGCACGTGGCGCTCGGGGTGCCCTACCCGCCGCTGAAGGAGCGGTTCGAGCGGCTCGAGGAGACGCTGCGGATCTGCCGGCAGATGTGGGACCCCGAGGACGAGGGCCCGTTCGAGGGCGAGCACTACCGGCTCGCGGAGACGCTGTGCCGCCCCCTGCCGCTCAGCCGGCCCGGGCGCGGCCCCGAGATCCTCGTGGGCGGGTCGGGGGAGCGCAAGACGCTGCGGCTCGTCGCGCAGTACGGCGACGCGTGCAACCTGTTCGAGACCGGCCCTCAGGAGGTCGGCCGCAAGCTTGACGTGCTGCGCGGGCACTGCGACGACGTCGGCCGGGACTACGCGGACATCCGGGTGACGCTGCTGATGGGCGGCGACCAGCTGCTGTCCGGCGACGTCGACGGGTTCGTCGCGGCGGCGCGCCCGTACGCCGACCTCGGCGTCGAGACGGTCATCCTGCGCCCGCCGGCCGAGGTGCCGCTGGCGACCTGGGTCCGGGACCACGTGGCGCCGGCGGTGCCGCGGGTGGCGGAGCTGGGCGCGCGCTGA
- a CDS encoding ClpP family protease, whose amino-acid sequence MAGTYTVPVVVEQRPNGERASDVFSRLLSDRIVFVGTEIDDGVANVVVAQLLHLQSEDPDQPIHLYLNSPGGSVTALLAIYDTMRYVRPDVATYCLGQAASAAAVLLAAGAPGQRHVLEHARVLLHQPSGGAQGTAADLELQAAEILRLRGQVDDILAAHTGRSREQLRADTDRDLVLTAEQAVAYGIADTVITTLKRPALPSAAA is encoded by the coding sequence ATGGCCGGGACCTACACCGTGCCGGTGGTCGTCGAGCAGCGGCCGAACGGCGAGCGCGCGTCCGACGTGTTCTCCCGGCTGCTGAGCGACCGGATCGTGTTCGTCGGGACCGAGATCGACGACGGCGTGGCGAACGTGGTCGTCGCCCAGCTGCTGCACCTGCAGTCCGAGGACCCGGACCAGCCGATCCACCTGTACCTGAACTCGCCGGGCGGCTCGGTCACGGCCCTGCTCGCGATCTACGACACCATGCGGTACGTCCGGCCCGACGTGGCGACGTACTGCCTCGGGCAGGCGGCGTCCGCGGCGGCAGTGCTCCTCGCGGCCGGGGCGCCCGGGCAGCGGCACGTGCTCGAGCACGCGCGCGTGCTGCTGCACCAGCCGTCGGGCGGGGCGCAGGGGACCGCGGCGGACCTGGAGCTGCAGGCGGCCGAGATCCTCCGGCTGCGCGGGCAGGTCGACGACATCCTGGCGGCGCACACCGGGCGGTCCCGCGAGCAGCTGCGGGCCGACACCGACCGGGACCTCGTGCTGACCGCCGAGCAGGCCGTGGCGTACGGGATCGCGGACACGGTGATCACGACCCTCAAGCGGCCCGCGCTCCCGTCCGCGGCGGCCTGA
- a CDS encoding LacI family DNA-binding transcriptional regulator — MTVAARGRPGPSIADVAQLAGVSSQTVSRVSTGAENVRPETRERVLAAMDELGYSPNHAARALRYGSFGTLGLIAHRLARTGESRTVEAVVEAARAEGYTVSLVDVRTPGSADVTDAVARLSHQSIDGLVIIRAETATPVTLALPPRMPVAVSDSRFVGHHPAVGADQVTGTHLAVQHLLDLGHRTVHHVAGPEDSAPAQMRAAAWREHLVGSGRPVPEVLVGDWTARSGYELGRRLADDPDATAVFCANDEMAAGVVRALYERGRRVPDDLSVVGFDDIPLAEFLWPPLTTVQQDFHQIGSRLIDLLVRQIRDRETLTDSRIVVPTRLVVRASTGVPRA, encoded by the coding sequence ATGACCGTCGCCGCGCGCGGCCGCCCGGGCCCGTCGATCGCCGACGTCGCGCAGCTCGCCGGCGTCTCCTCGCAGACCGTCTCGCGCGTGTCGACCGGCGCGGAGAACGTCCGGCCGGAGACCCGCGAGCGGGTGCTCGCGGCGATGGACGAGCTCGGGTACTCCCCCAACCACGCGGCGCGCGCGCTGCGGTACGGCTCGTTCGGCACCCTCGGCCTGATCGCGCACCGCCTCGCCCGCACCGGCGAGTCCCGCACGGTCGAGGCCGTCGTCGAGGCCGCGCGGGCCGAGGGGTACACCGTGAGCCTGGTCGACGTGCGCACCCCGGGGTCGGCCGACGTCACCGACGCCGTGGCCCGGCTGTCGCACCAGTCGATCGACGGCCTGGTCATCATCCGGGCCGAGACCGCCACCCCGGTCACGCTCGCGCTGCCGCCGCGGATGCCGGTCGCGGTCTCCGACTCGCGGTTCGTCGGGCACCACCCGGCGGTCGGCGCGGACCAGGTCACCGGCACGCACCTCGCCGTGCAGCACCTGCTCGACCTCGGGCACCGCACCGTGCACCACGTGGCGGGCCCGGAGGACTCGGCCCCCGCCCAGATGCGCGCCGCCGCGTGGCGCGAGCACCTGGTCGGATCCGGGCGCCCCGTCCCGGAGGTGCTGGTCGGCGACTGGACGGCGCGGTCCGGCTACGAGCTGGGGCGGCGGCTGGCCGACGACCCCGACGCCACCGCCGTGTTCTGCGCCAACGACGAGATGGCTGCGGGCGTCGTCCGCGCGCTGTACGAGCGCGGGCGCCGGGTCCCGGACGACCTGTCCGTCGTCGGGTTCGACGACATCCCGCTCGCCGAGTTCCTCTGGCCGCCGCTCACCACCGTGCAGCAGGACTTCCACCAGATCGGCAGCCGCCTCATCGACCTGCTGGTCCGGCAGATCCGGGACCGCGAGACGCTGACCGACTCGCGGATCGTGGTGCCCACCCGGCTCGTGGTGCGGGCGAGCACCGGGGTGCCGCGGGCCTGA
- a CDS encoding PP2C family serine/threonine-protein phosphatase: MPLTLDAALRSVAGEHRPHNEDSAGCAPGYAFVADGVGGHAGGDVASWTVAHRLMAALAASDADRFTAEDLRAAVATANADLAERVRADPSLEGMATTFTGVFCADEAVRVMHIGDSRAYLWRDGEGRRVTRDDSLVQLLVEAGVIDASEAAHHPRRNVILHCLAGDAEDAAHVTVLEVDARPGDRWLMSTDGLTDYVPEERVLALLGTPGGPEAVAEALVGEALDADAWDNVTVVVADVVAAGEARADGRARLAGAAADDRLPAAAG, from the coding sequence GTGCCGCTCACCCTCGACGCCGCCCTGCGTTCGGTCGCGGGCGAGCACCGGCCGCACAACGAGGACTCGGCCGGCTGCGCGCCGGGGTACGCGTTCGTCGCGGACGGGGTCGGCGGGCACGCGGGCGGCGACGTCGCGTCCTGGACCGTCGCGCACCGGCTCATGGCGGCGCTGGCGGCCTCGGACGCGGACCGGTTCACCGCCGAGGACCTGCGCGCCGCGGTGGCGACCGCGAACGCCGACCTCGCGGAGCGGGTGCGCGCGGACCCGTCGCTGGAGGGCATGGCGACGACGTTCACCGGCGTGTTCTGCGCGGACGAGGCCGTGCGCGTGATGCACATCGGCGACTCGCGCGCGTACCTGTGGCGCGACGGCGAGGGGCGCCGGGTGACGCGGGACGACTCGCTGGTGCAGCTGCTCGTCGAGGCCGGGGTCATCGACGCCTCCGAGGCGGCGCACCACCCTCGGCGCAACGTGATCCTGCATTGCCTGGCCGGCGACGCCGAGGACGCCGCGCACGTCACGGTGCTCGAGGTCGACGCGCGGCCGGGGGACCGGTGGCTGATGTCCACCGACGGGCTGACGGACTACGTGCCGGAGGAGCGGGTGCTGGCGCTGCTCGGCACCCCGGGCGGGCCCGAGGCCGTGGCGGAGGCGCTCGTTGGCGAGGCCCTGGACGCCGACGCGTGGGACAACGTCACGGTCGTGGTGGCGGACGTGGTGGCTGCGGGGGAGGCGCGGGCGGACGGGCGGGCGCGCCTGGCCGGGGCCGCCGCGGACGACCGGCTGCCGGCCGCCGCGGGCTGA
- a CDS encoding endonuclease/exonuclease/phosphatase family protein yields MTWNVWWRFGGAWREREPAVLGVLADARPDVLALVETWRDADGTQADLVADHLGLPAAVFVPTGLPPVPDAPEPDLAGVEMGIALVARWPPLATRTVPLPATQRPGPPAHVLHATLDHPAGPLHVLVATLEWEPRYAEDRMAQAWALADLAADAELDGDLPVLVLGDLNARPDGPQLAALTRQLADLWPLGGGDPAAATLSSVVPEAPLEVVELIDQRIDHVLARPGRPGGTLRADGARLAGTEPVGGRYPSDHFAVVVDVELTS; encoded by the coding sequence ATGACGTGGAACGTGTGGTGGCGCTTCGGGGGCGCGTGGCGGGAGCGGGAGCCCGCCGTCCTCGGCGTGCTCGCCGACGCCCGCCCGGACGTGCTCGCACTGGTGGAGACGTGGCGGGACGCCGACGGCACGCAGGCCGACCTGGTCGCGGACCACCTCGGCCTGCCCGCCGCGGTGTTCGTGCCGACCGGGCTGCCGCCGGTCCCGGACGCCCCGGAGCCCGACCTGGCCGGCGTCGAGATGGGCATCGCCCTGGTCGCCCGGTGGCCCCCGCTCGCGACCCGGACCGTGCCGCTGCCGGCGACCCAGCGCCCGGGGCCGCCGGCGCACGTCCTGCACGCCACGCTCGACCACCCCGCGGGGCCGCTGCACGTCCTGGTGGCGACGCTCGAGTGGGAGCCGCGGTACGCCGAGGACCGGATGGCGCAGGCCTGGGCGCTCGCGGACCTCGCGGCGGACGCCGAGCTGGACGGCGACCTGCCCGTGCTGGTGCTCGGCGACCTCAACGCGCGCCCCGACGGCCCGCAGCTGGCGGCGCTGACCCGGCAGCTCGCGGACCTGTGGCCGCTCGGGGGCGGCGACCCGGCCGCGGCGACCCTGAGCTCGGTCGTGCCGGAGGCGCCGCTGGAGGTCGTCGAGCTGATCGACCAGCGGATCGACCACGTGCTCGCCCGGCCCGGCCGCCCCGGCGGGACGCTGCGCGCGGACGGCGCCCGGCTCGCGGGGACCGAACCCGTGGGCGGGCGGTACCCGTCGGACCACTTCGCGGTGGTCGTGGACGTGGAGCTGACGTCGTGA
- a CDS encoding endo-1,4-beta-xylanase, translating into MRRPALLLGTGAVVLVLVLLAVVLLVRDDDRADDSPAPTAPASTAPAEAMTTVLSSSFDEGDEGWAPLGDGVQVAAAQDVTHDGAGSLLVSGRSEAWHGAAVDLSGSVARGQVHTVSAWVRLGDGAPDADVQLTLERDPGSEDPLYLHVARAAASAGDWVEVSGTAQVPEGDGGWRLYVETTESTADLRLDDVTVQRPTPEVQTDVTALKDATEVPLGVAVGPQDLTGRPAELLLRHFDQLTPENAMKPITVQPTEGELDFGPMDEVLDFAAAHGLTVHGHTLVWHRSTPDWFFEAPDGRPLTGSAEDRALLLERLRTHTRAVADHLAERYGDASPVTSWDVVNEALDPQQPDGLRHSRWYEVLGPDYVAEAFRIAREELGPDVTLYLNDYDTDAPDRRRGLVRLVMDLQAAGAPVDGVGHQMHVDLDTDVDRVATTLDAVAALGVRQAVTELDVAISGRDEQLDRTPPDRLEAQRGQVRDLAAAFAQRDLAFVGVWGLYDTRSWLRAWPEERPYEAPLLFDDDLQAKPAYEGFLEGLGAG; encoded by the coding sequence GTGCGCCGACCCGCCCTGCTGCTCGGCACCGGCGCCGTCGTCCTCGTCCTCGTGCTGCTCGCCGTGGTGCTGCTGGTCCGGGACGACGACCGCGCCGACGACTCCCCCGCCCCGACCGCGCCCGCGAGCACCGCGCCGGCCGAGGCCATGACCACCGTGCTGTCCAGCAGCTTCGACGAGGGCGACGAGGGCTGGGCCCCGCTCGGCGACGGCGTGCAGGTCGCCGCGGCGCAGGACGTCACGCACGACGGCGCGGGCAGCCTGCTGGTCAGCGGCCGGTCGGAGGCCTGGCACGGCGCGGCCGTCGACCTGTCGGGGTCGGTGGCCCGCGGCCAGGTGCACACCGTCTCGGCCTGGGTCCGGCTCGGCGACGGCGCGCCGGACGCGGACGTGCAGCTCACCCTCGAGCGCGACCCCGGGAGCGAGGACCCCCTCTACCTGCACGTCGCACGGGCCGCCGCCTCCGCCGGTGACTGGGTCGAGGTGTCCGGCACCGCCCAGGTCCCGGAGGGCGACGGCGGGTGGCGGCTGTACGTCGAGACCACCGAGTCGACGGCCGACCTGCGGCTGGACGACGTCACCGTGCAGCGCCCGACCCCGGAGGTGCAGACCGACGTGACCGCCCTGAAGGACGCGACGGAGGTGCCGCTGGGCGTCGCGGTCGGGCCGCAGGATCTCACCGGCCGCCCCGCCGAGCTGCTGCTCCGGCACTTCGACCAGCTGACCCCCGAGAACGCCATGAAGCCGATCACGGTGCAGCCGACGGAGGGCGAGCTCGACTTCGGACCCATGGACGAGGTGCTGGACTTCGCCGCCGCCCACGGGCTCACGGTGCACGGCCACACGCTGGTCTGGCACCGGTCGACGCCCGACTGGTTCTTCGAGGCCCCCGACGGCCGCCCGCTCACCGGCAGCGCCGAGGACCGCGCGCTGCTGCTCGAGAGGCTGCGCACGCACACGCGCGCGGTCGCCGACCACCTGGCCGAGCGGTACGGCGACGCGAGCCCGGTGACGTCCTGGGACGTCGTCAACGAGGCGCTCGACCCGCAGCAGCCGGACGGCCTGCGGCACAGCCGGTGGTACGAGGTGCTCGGCCCGGACTACGTCGCCGAGGCGTTCCGGATCGCGCGCGAGGAGCTGGGCCCGGACGTCACGCTGTACCTCAACGACTACGACACGGACGCCCCCGACCGCCGCCGCGGGCTGGTCCGGCTCGTGATGGACCTGCAGGCCGCGGGCGCCCCGGTCGACGGCGTCGGGCACCAGATGCACGTCGACCTGGACACGGACGTCGACCGGGTCGCCACGACCCTCGACGCGGTCGCGGCGCTCGGCGTGCGGCAGGCCGTGACCGAGCTGGACGTCGCGATCTCGGGGCGGGACGAGCAGCTGGACCGGACGCCGCCGGACCGGCTGGAGGCCCAGCGGGGGCAGGTGCGCGACCTGGCCGCGGCGTTCGCGCAGCGCGACCTGGCGTTCGTCGGCGTCTGGGGCCTGTACGACACCCGGTCGTGGCTGCGGGCCTGGCCCGAGGAGCGGCCGTACGAGGCGCCGCTGCTGTTCGACGACGACCTGCAGGCGAAGCCGGCCTACGAGGGGTTCCTCGAGGGGCTGGGCGCGGGCTGA
- a CDS encoding SpoIIE family protein phosphatase: MRSPWFLRVTAGSATGALAREVDWAATPLGVPSTWPTALRLTVEMCFSTRFPVLVTWGPELTMIYNDGYREMLGSDKHPGAMGAPLAEVWKEVWDDLRPSVEAVMQRGERTWEVDRHLVTNRSGYDEDVYFTYSYSPIRDSSDEVRGLLDIVTETTERVVEQRRMRLLGDLSAAVTTARDDLHALSSAALALFEDAPDVLAAALYVRGAGGALELRGSAGASRGAEAPGDVVDRVARTGVAEERGRTVVVPLAGVVDAAPVGVMVLTGAGRRPWDDAYRSYLHLVASIVGAAVGGTLRHQIEVDHLREVSDTLQAAILPEGSSVAGVVARYLPAVGDLAVGGDWYDVVELGPGRRALVVGDCVGHGLDAAARMGQLRAATRALLLEDRSPADVLDGLDRFARTLPGAECTTVFCGVVDEVEHTVVHSSAGHLPPVLRRAAGGAEMLVGGRGAALGISTAARPEAVERLTDGDLLVVCTDGLIERRRETLRSGLDRLVAEVAAQPADARTASVADDLIRALAPHGAEDDVALVVYRAGAVAADDLP; the protein is encoded by the coding sequence GTGCGATCCCCCTGGTTCCTGCGCGTCACCGCCGGCAGCGCGACCGGCGCGCTGGCGCGCGAGGTGGACTGGGCGGCGACGCCGCTGGGCGTACCGAGCACCTGGCCGACCGCGCTGCGGCTCACGGTCGAGATGTGCTTCAGCACCCGGTTCCCCGTGCTGGTCACCTGGGGGCCCGAGCTCACGATGATCTACAACGACGGCTACCGGGAGATGCTCGGCTCCGACAAGCACCCGGGGGCGATGGGCGCGCCGCTCGCCGAGGTGTGGAAGGAGGTCTGGGACGACCTGCGGCCGTCGGTCGAGGCGGTCATGCAGCGCGGCGAGCGGACCTGGGAGGTCGACCGGCACCTGGTGACCAACCGCTCCGGGTACGACGAGGACGTCTACTTCACGTACTCGTACTCGCCGATCCGGGACTCCTCCGACGAGGTGCGCGGGCTGCTGGACATCGTCACCGAGACCACCGAGCGGGTCGTGGAGCAGCGGCGGATGCGGCTGCTCGGCGACCTGTCGGCCGCGGTCACGACCGCGCGGGACGACCTGCACGCGCTGTCGTCGGCGGCGCTCGCGCTGTTCGAGGACGCGCCCGACGTGCTGGCCGCGGCGCTGTACGTCCGGGGTGCCGGGGGCGCGCTCGAGCTGCGGGGCAGCGCCGGGGCGTCACGCGGAGCCGAGGCCCCCGGAGACGTCGTGGACCGGGTCGCCCGCACGGGCGTGGCCGAGGAACGGGGCCGGACGGTGGTGGTCCCGCTCGCGGGCGTGGTCGACGCGGCGCCCGTCGGGGTGATGGTGCTGACCGGCGCCGGGCGCCGGCCCTGGGACGACGCCTACCGGTCGTACCTGCACCTGGTCGCGAGCATCGTCGGCGCCGCGGTCGGCGGCACGCTGCGGCACCAGATCGAGGTGGACCACCTGCGGGAGGTCAGCGACACGCTGCAGGCCGCGATCCTGCCCGAGGGGTCCAGCGTCGCGGGCGTGGTCGCCCGCTACCTCCCCGCCGTCGGCGACCTGGCGGTCGGCGGCGACTGGTACGACGTGGTCGAGCTGGGCCCGGGGCGCCGCGCGCTCGTCGTCGGCGACTGCGTGGGCCACGGCCTCGACGCGGCCGCGCGGATGGGCCAGCTGCGCGCCGCCACCCGAGCCCTGCTGCTCGAGGACCGCAGCCCCGCCGACGTGCTGGACGGCCTCGACCGGTTCGCGCGCACCCTGCCCGGGGCGGAGTGCACCACGGTGTTCTGCGGCGTCGTCGACGAGGTGGAGCACACGGTCGTGCACTCGTCGGCCGGGCACCTGCCGCCCGTGCTGCGCCGGGCCGCGGGCGGGGCGGAGATGCTGGTCGGAGGACGCGGCGCGGCGCTCGGCATCTCGACCGCCGCGCGCCCGGAGGCCGTCGAGCGGCTGACGGACGGCGACCTGCTGGTCGTGTGCACGGACGGCCTGATCGAGCGGCGCCGCGAGACGCTCCGCTCCGGGTTGGACCGGCTGGTGGCGGAGGTGGCGGCCCAGCCCGCCGACGCGCGCACGGCGTCCGTCGCCGACGACCTGATCCGCGCGCTCGCCCCGCACGGCGCGGAGGACGACGTGGCGCTGGTGGTCTACCGCGCCGGCGCGGTCGCCGCGGACGACCTGCCCTGA
- a CDS encoding VOC family protein, whose translation MQGRADDGWWGVVLDAPEPCALAAFYAEVLGWQVVGDDPDHAVVAAPSGVAYLAVQRSPDHQPPVWPAEDGRQQRQLHLDVEVLDLEEAVAGALRLGARLAGHQPQPSRRVLLDPAGHPFCLYRDG comes from the coding sequence ATGCAGGGGCGGGCCGACGACGGCTGGTGGGGTGTGGTGCTCGACGCGCCGGAGCCGTGCGCGCTCGCGGCCTTCTACGCGGAGGTGCTGGGCTGGCAGGTCGTCGGCGACGACCCCGATCACGCGGTCGTCGCGGCGCCGTCCGGCGTGGCGTACCTCGCGGTGCAGCGCAGCCCCGACCACCAGCCGCCGGTGTGGCCCGCCGAGGACGGGCGCCAGCAGCGCCAGCTGCACCTGGACGTCGAGGTGCTGGACCTGGAGGAGGCGGTCGCGGGCGCGCTGCGGCTCGGTGCGCGCCTCGCCGGGCACCAGCCGCAGCCCTCCCGTCGCGTGCTGCTGGACCCGGCCGGCCACCCGTTCTGCCTCTACCGGGACGGCTGA
- a CDS encoding universal stress protein, which translates to MDDRVVVGYDTSVESAAAVRWAAAQAASRGWALDVVHVWGFAGREGGGAGESWLGREVQEQVRQVAEEGARIAVEAAPGVDARPEVRHGPPARVLVERAADARLVVVGRRGAGVVNALIGSAATGVLHRARCPVVVVPASAHAGAGRDPVLVGFDGSPGSFRALEAGCDQAAHLGTGVSVVTAWTTAVETTSPAYWAFTYPQRSPGEVALEEAERVLERGRSWAASRRDVEVAFDLAEGRPAQALVRRSRHASLLVVGTRGRGGFASLVLGSTSRPVVQRAECPVLVTRSAEAVPESRPPRPERATASA; encoded by the coding sequence ATGGACGACAGGGTGGTCGTCGGCTACGACACGTCGGTCGAGTCGGCCGCGGCGGTCCGGTGGGCCGCGGCGCAGGCGGCGAGCCGCGGCTGGGCGCTCGACGTGGTGCACGTCTGGGGCTTCGCGGGCCGCGAGGGCGGCGGCGCCGGCGAGTCGTGGCTCGGTCGCGAGGTGCAGGAGCAGGTGCGGCAGGTCGCCGAGGAGGGCGCGCGGATCGCGGTCGAGGCGGCCCCCGGCGTGGACGCCCGGCCCGAGGTGCGGCACGGCCCGCCCGCGCGGGTGCTGGTCGAACGGGCCGCCGACGCCCGGCTGGTCGTGGTCGGCCGGCGCGGCGCGGGCGTGGTCAACGCCCTGATCGGGTCGGCCGCGACCGGCGTGCTGCACCGGGCACGGTGCCCGGTGGTGGTGGTGCCCGCGTCCGCGCACGCCGGCGCGGGCCGCGACCCGGTGCTGGTCGGCTTCGACGGGTCCCCGGGCTCGTTCCGCGCGCTCGAGGCCGGGTGCGACCAGGCGGCCCACCTCGGCACCGGCGTGAGCGTCGTGACGGCGTGGACCACGGCGGTCGAGACGACCAGCCCGGCGTACTGGGCGTTCACCTACCCGCAGCGCTCGCCCGGCGAGGTGGCGCTGGAGGAGGCGGAGCGCGTGCTGGAGCGCGGCCGGTCGTGGGCGGCGTCCCGGCGGGACGTCGAGGTGGCGTTCGACCTGGCCGAGGGGCGGCCGGCGCAGGCGCTGGTGCGGCGCTCCCGGCACGCGAGCCTGCTGGTGGTGGGCACGCGCGGGCGCGGGGGGTTCGCCAGCCTGGTGCTGGGCTCGACCAGCCGCCCGGTGGTCCAGCGCGCCGAGTGCCCGGTGCTGGTCACGCGCAGCGCGGAGGCGGTGCCGGAGTCCCGCCCGCCGCGACCGGAGCGCGCGACGGCGTCGGCCTGA